From one Atribacterota bacterium genomic stretch:
- a CDS encoding ATP-grasp domain-containing protein, which produces MQKNVLFLYNQVSKKYKYGLFRECTLDKDVKAIREALIKTKDNILSLDLYNHEQLDNFIAENKPINFAFVLAEGYKDYPQTLYNGFGASRVREQLKKHGIPSSHASIESMEICRNKDFTYKKLQENNIPIPNFFVFDSHNRFRKKDFLKEINRIGYPLMIKPAGGGDSIGITSKSVVHNLIELKNKIETLKRTLGPEKLILEQYLPGQEYTVGILGSDTKYILPIIAFPIDWGIRYTRTKNKEYRMQSKFKIIDHKHPLFSSIVDISVNSFIAVKASDVIRLDIKKDTDGNLYVIDINGTPALSLNGSLTFMASKVGLSHSQLIKIIFYESMVRNNLAPSRYLEEVIEPLKKRLYPHKGDNLIEVFSEDE; this is translated from the coding sequence TTGCAGAAAAATGTTCTATTTCTCTACAATCAGGTAAGTAAAAAATATAAATATGGTTTATTTCGTGAATGTACTCTTGACAAGGATGTGAAGGCTATCAGAGAAGCATTAATTAAAACAAAAGACAATATATTATCTTTAGACCTTTATAATCATGAGCAGTTGGATAATTTTATTGCTGAAAATAAACCTATAAATTTTGCTTTTGTTTTAGCAGAAGGATATAAAGATTACCCGCAAACATTGTATAATGGTTTTGGTGCTTCCCGGGTACGGGAACAACTTAAAAAACATGGTATTCCATCCAGTCATGCCAGTATAGAAAGTATGGAGATATGCCGAAATAAGGATTTTACATACAAAAAATTACAGGAAAATAATATTCCCATTCCAAATTTCTTTGTATTTGATTCTCATAACCGATTTAGAAAAAAAGATTTTCTCAAAGAAATCAATCGTATTGGCTACCCTTTAATGATTAAGCCTGCAGGGGGTGGTGATAGTATTGGTATAACCTCTAAATCAGTTGTCCACAATTTAATTGAGTTAAAAAATAAAATTGAAACCCTTAAAAGAACATTAGGTCCGGAGAAATTGATTCTGGAACAGTATTTACCAGGACAGGAATATACAGTCGGTATTTTGGGAAGTGACACGAAATATATACTTCCGATTATAGCTTTCCCAATAGATTGGGGAATCCGTTATACCAGAACAAAAAACAAAGAATACCGAATGCAGAGCAAATTTAAAATTATTGATCATAAACATCCTTTATTTTCAAGCATTGTAGATATTTCTGTTAACAGTTTTATAGCCGTTAAAGCAAGTGATGTTATCCGGCTGGATATTAAAAAAGATACAGATGGAAATCTATATGTCATTGATATCAACGGAACCCCTGCCCTTTCATTAAACGGTTCATTAACATTTATGGCAAGCAAAGTAGGATTGTCACATAGCCAGTTAATTAAAATTATTTTTTATGAAAGCATGGTAAGAAATAATCTGGCACCCAGCAGATATCTGGAAGAAGTAATTGAACCTCTTAAAAAAAGACTATA